The Benincasa hispida cultivar B227 chromosome 11, ASM972705v1, whole genome shotgun sequence genome has a segment encoding these proteins:
- the LOC120090747 gene encoding uncharacterized protein LOC120090747 codes for MAEASRRSALAIADPKETIQRESYEGPIRVVLEDVGRKKLPETAKGKKKRKSKEKRVDGYEEARPKKEKKEKKSSEKRERRREEKRLKKEEKRKRAESPDVDGESTTASVEEGVSPQEKKSVQPQEASMHIRMVVTEDREDSDITPLMRRRKENAPQGEPALTKIRPSTKKENDDMMMEMGFIPASTPLPDFTSVVLEHGWETFYQCLSIIIPTVVRAFYKGRLHGTKDAVIMKGCIVPFSARDINELYKMKDIPDASGNKIIDDPQEEKMEDALRTLTQSGTQWSVSLKGIKTLASSKLLPEARLWVYLVKRRIIPTSHDKTVSRDRVMAAYCIACGILIDVSHLIAAQAKEAAQRKQRQGKSPRAINARPNTLGPLTFNYSPSEPTNGTPFPTPGTLY; via the exons ATGGCAGAAGCTTCCCGGAGAAGCGCCCTGGCTATTgcggatcctaaggaaactatTCAAAGagaatcctatgagggacccatcagAGTTGTTTTGGAGGATGTGGGAAGGAAGAAGCTGCCGGAAACGGctaaagggaagaagaaaagaaagagcaaGGAGAAGCGGGTAGACGGATATGAAGAGGCCCGAccaaagaaggagaagaaagaaaagaagtcgAGTGAGAAGAGGGAGCGTAGGCGAGAAGAGAAGcgcctgaagaaggaagaaaagagaaagagggCGGAAAGCCCGGATGTCGACGGAGAATCCACCACCGCAAGCGTGGAAGAGGGGGTGTCACCGCAAGAAAAAAAATCAGTGCAACCTCAAGaggcatcaatgcatatcagaATGGTTGTGACTGAAGACCGAGAGGATTCGGACATTACACCTCTAatgcggcgtcgcaaggagaatgcgccaCAAGG tGAGCCTGCGTTGACCAAAATACGTCCATCaacaaagaaggaaaatgatgacATGATGATGGAGATGGGATTCATTCCCGCGTCAACGCCACTTCCTGattttacaagtgttgtgttGGAGCATGGGTGGGAGACATTCTACCAGTGCCTATCTATCATAATTCCAACGGTAGTGAGAGCTTTTTATAAGGGAAGGCTCCATGGCACGAAAGATGCGGTGATCATGAAAGGGTGTATAGTGCCattcagcgcaagggacatcaacgaaTTATATAAGATGAAGGACATCCCGGATGCATCGGgtaacaaaattattgatgatccccaagaagaaaAAATGGAGGATGCACTGAGAACATTAACGCAATCGGGCACTCAGTGGTCGGTATCCTTGAAAGGCATTAAGACCCTTGCGTCCAGCAAACTGCTTCCTGAAGCACGTCTTTGGGTTTACTTGGTGAAAAGGCGCATCATCCCTACATCGCAtgacaaaacagtttcaagggatcgagtaatGGCTGCATATTGCATAGCATGCGGTATTCTGATTGACGTGAGCCACCTGATTGCAGCCCAAGCCAAAGAAGCAGCGcaaagaaaacaaaggcaaggaaaaagtccaagagcAATCAACGCAAGACCAAATACCCTTGGACCCCTTACCTTTAATTATTCGCCCTCCGAGCCCACCAATGGAACTCCTTTCCCCACTCCTGGAACACTTTACTAA